The Marinilongibacter aquaticus genome has a window encoding:
- a CDS encoding gluconokinase encodes MDKKQAAILTVDLGTSSTKVICFDYSGREVFFQKGSYPTFHPSAGRSEQDPEQVFITVLFLLKSVLNNPQFTKTYAVQALVFSSAMHSVVPVDQNGVPLNNAIIWSDNRAGEMANTLWHSDLGKKLYARTGTPVHAMSPLLKIKWFKENDPGKFEKTAKFISLKEYIVYQLTGEYYVDYSLASATGIFNLEQRQWDSEALAYLALDESYFSQAVPIYFSELKIKPQLLSSLKLSANTKMIIGSSDGCLASLCMQEIQEDRAVVSVTSSGAVRVFGKSAIKDKRGRFFNYVLDDDWFISGGPTNNGGVALEWVAKALVRKGTEKSMERHLDNFQNDAEKVEIGANGLVFLPYIQGERAPIWDSNARGTLFGLNIVHEPKHIIRATVEGVLFEIFSIANAIKEYRELKCLYLNGYYASHPLWSSIICNLFGLPVKKSKYIHNSNLGAAMVALVALGEYKNLSEALEVVPPVVKLYPNAEKTALYARYYAIFEQLTYKLKPEFDAITKLQQEK; translated from the coding sequence ATGGATAAAAAACAAGCCGCCATTCTCACCGTAGACTTGGGCACATCTTCTACCAAAGTGATCTGTTTCGATTATTCGGGTCGCGAGGTTTTTTTTCAAAAGGGCTCCTATCCTACGTTTCATCCTTCGGCTGGCCGAAGCGAGCAAGACCCCGAACAGGTCTTCATCACCGTATTGTTTTTGTTGAAAAGCGTATTGAACAATCCTCAATTTACCAAGACCTATGCCGTGCAGGCTTTGGTTTTCAGCTCGGCCATGCACAGTGTGGTGCCCGTAGACCAAAACGGTGTACCGCTGAACAACGCCATAATTTGGTCGGATAACCGTGCAGGCGAAATGGCCAATACGCTCTGGCATTCCGATTTGGGCAAAAAGTTATACGCCCGTACGGGTACGCCCGTTCATGCCATGTCGCCCCTCCTGAAAATCAAGTGGTTCAAAGAAAACGATCCCGGAAAATTTGAAAAAACCGCCAAGTTCATTTCCCTGAAAGAATACATCGTTTACCAACTTACAGGTGAATATTATGTAGACTACAGCCTGGCCTCGGCCACTGGGATTTTCAACCTCGAACAACGCCAATGGGACAGCGAAGCTCTCGCTTATTTGGCCTTAGACGAATCTTACTTTTCACAAGCCGTACCCATATACTTTTCAGAGCTGAAGATTAAACCGCAGCTGCTCAGCTCGCTAAAGCTTTCGGCCAATACCAAAATGATCATTGGGAGTTCGGATGGCTGTTTGGCTTCTTTGTGTATGCAAGAGATTCAGGAAGACAGAGCCGTGGTTTCGGTAACCAGCAGCGGGGCGGTTCGCGTTTTCGGGAAATCCGCAATAAAAGACAAGCGAGGCCGCTTTTTCAATTATGTACTCGACGACGACTGGTTTATCAGCGGCGGGCCTACAAACAACGGTGGTGTGGCTCTCGAATGGGTGGCCAAAGCCTTGGTGCGAAAAGGCACGGAAAAATCGATGGAAAGGCATCTGGACAATTTCCAAAACGACGCGGAAAAGGTTGAAATCGGAGCAAATGGACTCGTTTTTCTACCCTACATTCAAGGCGAAAGAGCCCCCATTTGGGATTCGAACGCCCGAGGCACGCTGTTTGGCCTGAATATTGTGCACGAACCCAAACACATTATCCGAGCTACGGTCGAAGGCGTACTTTTCGAGATATTCAGCATCGCGAATGCCATTAAAGAATACCGCGAACTCAAATGCCTTTACCTCAACGGATATTATGCTTCTCATCCTTTGTGGTCTTCCATCATTTGCAATCTCTTCGGCCTTCCGGTTAAGAAAAGCAAATACATTCACAACTCCAATTTGGGTGCAGCCATGGTGGCCTTGGTGGCTCTTGGCGAATACAAAAATTTATCGGAAGCCCTTGAAGTTGTCCCGCCAGTCGTTAAATTGTACCCCAATGCTGAAAAAACCGCCCTATACGCTCGGTACTATGCCATTTTCGAACAACTCACTTACAAGCTTAAACCCGAGTTTGATGCGATAACCAAACTTCAGCAAGAAAAATAA
- a CDS encoding acyltransferase family protein encodes MKERIVSVDIFRGLTVMLMTVVNNPGSWNSIYPPLEHAEWHGCTPTDLVFPSFLFIVGMSTVFARKSDITSIAIRGLRIFNLGIFLNFFSKIHVFGLEGTPLLIVRLLITALAFYLFLTEYNKKWQFIVALGSFVLFFVLAFSTEMFSQVRIPGVLQRIALVYFIVALLYQSFSNKGLIIIGLGILLGYWAIMALIPIDGVTGNFEPDVNVAANFDRIFLSGHMWASSKTWDPEGLLSTLPAIGTALLGIFMGQLLLKSREESEKLNQMIYFGLGFVIVGYLWNYLFPINKALWTSSYVLYAGGLATLSVALIQLAVEQFGKGAWTKPFIIFGVNPMFVFFLSGILPRVWGNFHIGEKSFQPYIVDELLNPLFSDPKMASLSWALLYLLFWFIILTILHRKRIIIKV; translated from the coding sequence ATGAAAGAAAGAATTGTATCGGTTGATATTTTTCGCGGACTAACGGTTATGCTGATGACCGTGGTGAACAATCCAGGAAGCTGGAATTCCATTTACCCTCCTCTCGAACATGCAGAATGGCACGGCTGTACGCCAACCGATCTGGTTTTCCCTTCTTTTCTTTTCATTGTAGGCATGTCTACCGTATTTGCCCGAAAAAGCGACATCACCAGCATTGCCATACGCGGACTTCGAATTTTCAATTTGGGAATCTTCCTCAATTTCTTTTCGAAAATTCATGTCTTCGGTTTGGAGGGAACCCCTTTGTTAATCGTACGTCTGCTCATTACGGCATTGGCCTTCTACCTTTTCCTTACCGAGTACAACAAAAAATGGCAATTCATTGTGGCTTTAGGTTCTTTTGTGCTTTTCTTCGTTTTGGCCTTCAGCACCGAGATGTTCAGCCAAGTGCGAATTCCCGGGGTTTTGCAACGCATCGCACTGGTTTATTTTATCGTGGCCTTACTTTATCAAAGCTTCTCGAACAAAGGGCTGATCATCATCGGCCTTGGCATTTTGCTGGGCTATTGGGCCATCATGGCCCTCATTCCTATCGATGGCGTGACCGGCAATTTCGAACCGGATGTGAATGTGGCCGCCAATTTCGATCGCATTTTCCTATCGGGTCACATGTGGGCTTCGAGTAAAACTTGGGACCCAGAAGGCCTTTTAAGTACTCTTCCCGCCATTGGCACCGCATTGTTGGGTATTTTCATGGGCCAACTTTTGCTGAAAAGCAGAGAAGAAAGCGAAAAACTAAACCAGATGATTTACTTCGGTTTGGGCTTTGTAATTGTAGGCTATTTGTGGAATTACCTCTTTCCGATCAATAAGGCTTTGTGGACGTCATCGTATGTACTTTATGCCGGTGGTTTGGCGACATTGAGCGTGGCCTTGATTCAATTGGCCGTGGAGCAGTTTGGCAAAGGAGCCTGGACAAAACCCTTCATTATCTTTGGTGTCAACCCCATGTTCGTCTTTTTCCTTTCGGGAATACTTCCAAGGGTCTGGGGAAATTTTCACATTGGCGAAAAGAGCTTCCAGCCCTATATCGTCGACGAATTGTTGAATCCTCTTTTTTCAGACCCTAAAATGGCGTCTTTGTCGTGGGCCTTACTTTACCTCCTCTTTTGGTTTATTATTTTGACTATCTTGCACAGGAAACGAATCATAATTAAAGTATAA
- a CDS encoding SusC/RagA family TonB-linked outer membrane protein produces the protein MKFSKLFLGLYLISLGAMAQQIRGTVSSANDKIPLPGVSVIVKGSTVGTTTDASGKYELQATADQTLVFSFVGYTSQEIAIGSKSIVDVALVEDNQSLDEVVVTALGIKKDAKKLGYATSTVGKEALTENRQPNFMNALQGKVAGVNIQQMGTGPGGTSKIRIRGQSSISGQNSPLIVVNGVPIDNTNFGTNQNNQGSDSSVGVRGGGGVYSDGGDGLSSINPDDIESMTILKGATAAALYGSRAKDGVIMITTKTGSDSQGIGLTYNSNFTSETALDFTDYQYEYGQGENGLRPTSPNPTSGQWSFGEKFQPGMTQVLFDGVEVPYVPIRDRYKIFYRNGQNWTNTVSLSAGGVKGGLNLSFANMDSKGIVPNNSFNRKTINLGFSYNLSERLSFTGSMNYSNEYNKNPPNIANQDNSIPTSVAIMANSMPWDLLDEKKYDADGNEYVYSRFRNRTNPYFTLAEQFHNIRRDRIFGNIAVKYNLADWLFVQARVGQDYWSRDEDYNNFPTGQASRGPAPAGFVNGMYTQEARRFREINKDILISGSKSFGDFGLDFNLGGNQMYRRSDLNSTQVTDFVVRGLYTVMNGRVKNPIYNLSERGVNSVYGSAELSYKGFLFLNGTARNDWFSTLSAANRSILYPSVSGSFVFSQAMANSPAWLDFGKLRLAYAEVGSDTDVGPYSNALFYAINANLFQNQPVGSSQGTTVPNANLRPMRVAEQEVGIELKMFDRRVSLDFAMYKKITSDQIVTAQVSDASGFQSTLINSGKSRTLGFEWLLGLNPVRTGNFNWDINFNGSFNKTKLLSLLTDTPGERITTGTHVFNGELRQVVGQELAQLYGFGFKRDAQGRMVFGSNGIPLRTDEQVSFGSALPNWVGGITNSFNYKGISLSALVDFKLGGNMMSGTNFNLVRHGLHKMTLPGRDTGVIGEGVNENGEPNTVAANPQSYWEVIRGQSLIEPIIYNAGFWKLRQITLGYDFSKFLPEKSPLKSLKLSAVANNVAMLKKWVPNIDPDSFGYTSDNIVGLESTGVPTTRSIGFNLNVKF, from the coding sequence ATGAAATTTTCCAAGCTCTTTCTGGGCCTATACCTCATTTCTTTGGGGGCGATGGCTCAGCAAATCCGAGGTACTGTAAGCTCGGCAAACGATAAGATACCTTTACCGGGGGTTTCTGTCATCGTCAAAGGTTCCACAGTTGGCACAACCACCGATGCCTCGGGCAAATACGAATTACAAGCGACTGCTGATCAAACGTTGGTGTTCAGCTTTGTAGGCTACACTTCGCAAGAGATAGCCATTGGCTCAAAAAGTATCGTGGATGTGGCTTTGGTAGAAGATAACCAAAGTCTCGACGAGGTGGTTGTCACGGCGTTGGGCATCAAAAAAGATGCAAAAAAATTGGGCTATGCTACTTCGACTGTGGGCAAAGAAGCCTTGACAGAAAACCGCCAGCCCAACTTCATGAACGCTCTTCAGGGCAAAGTGGCGGGCGTAAATATTCAGCAGATGGGTACAGGCCCCGGCGGGACTTCGAAAATAAGAATACGTGGGCAATCTTCCATATCGGGGCAGAATAGTCCGCTTATTGTCGTGAATGGCGTGCCCATAGACAATACTAATTTTGGCACAAACCAAAATAACCAAGGTTCAGACAGTTCGGTTGGTGTGCGTGGTGGCGGCGGAGTATATTCCGACGGTGGCGATGGACTCTCGAGCATAAACCCAGATGACATCGAAAGCATGACCATTTTGAAAGGGGCTACGGCCGCGGCTCTTTACGGTTCTCGAGCGAAAGACGGCGTGATTATGATCACTACCAAAACCGGATCGGACTCGCAGGGTATTGGATTGACCTACAACAGCAATTTTACCTCAGAAACAGCTCTCGACTTTACCGATTATCAATACGAATACGGCCAAGGAGAAAACGGACTCAGGCCCACATCGCCCAATCCTACATCGGGGCAGTGGTCGTTTGGCGAGAAATTCCAACCGGGAATGACACAAGTGCTTTTCGATGGCGTGGAGGTGCCCTATGTGCCCATTCGCGATCGGTATAAGATCTTTTACCGCAATGGTCAAAACTGGACCAACACCGTGTCGCTTTCTGCTGGCGGAGTGAAAGGCGGCCTCAATCTTTCGTTTGCAAACATGGACAGCAAGGGCATTGTGCCCAACAACAGTTTCAACCGAAAAACCATAAATCTTGGATTTAGCTACAACCTGAGCGAAAGATTGAGCTTTACGGGTTCGATGAATTATTCGAACGAATACAATAAAAACCCGCCCAATATTGCCAATCAAGACAATTCCATCCCGACTTCGGTGGCCATTATGGCCAACTCCATGCCTTGGGATTTGCTCGATGAGAAGAAGTACGATGCCGATGGGAATGAATACGTCTACTCGCGTTTCAGGAATAGGACCAACCCGTACTTTACTTTGGCCGAGCAGTTTCACAACATTCGCCGCGACCGCATTTTCGGAAACATTGCAGTGAAATACAATTTGGCCGATTGGTTGTTTGTGCAGGCTCGTGTAGGCCAAGATTATTGGTCGAGAGATGAAGACTACAACAATTTCCCCACCGGACAAGCTTCGAGAGGGCCAGCTCCTGCGGGATTTGTAAACGGGATGTACACCCAAGAAGCTCGCCGTTTTAGGGAAATCAACAAAGATATCTTGATTTCAGGCTCGAAAAGTTTTGGCGATTTTGGTTTGGATTTCAATTTGGGCGGAAACCAAATGTACCGACGCTCGGATTTGAACAGTACACAGGTAACCGACTTTGTGGTGCGGGGATTGTATACCGTGATGAACGGACGCGTGAAAAATCCGATTTATAACCTTTCGGAAAGAGGTGTAAACTCAGTGTATGGATCGGCCGAATTGTCTTATAAAGGCTTCTTGTTTTTGAACGGAACTGCTCGAAACGACTGGTTCTCTACGCTTTCTGCGGCCAACCGCAGCATTTTGTATCCTTCAGTTTCGGGTAGTTTTGTCTTTTCGCAGGCTATGGCCAACAGCCCAGCTTGGCTCGATTTCGGGAAACTTCGATTGGCGTATGCCGAAGTGGGATCGGATACCGACGTGGGGCCTTATTCCAATGCCCTGTTCTATGCCATCAATGCCAACTTGTTTCAAAATCAACCCGTGGGCTCTTCGCAAGGGACTACAGTGCCCAATGCCAACCTAAGGCCTATGCGTGTGGCTGAGCAGGAGGTAGGTATTGAACTGAAAATGTTCGATCGACGCGTCAGCTTGGATTTTGCGATGTACAAGAAAATCACATCGGATCAGATTGTAACCGCACAGGTTTCCGATGCCTCGGGTTTCCAGAGCACGCTCATCAATTCGGGTAAAAGCCGCACATTGGGGTTTGAATGGTTGTTGGGTTTGAATCCGGTCCGCACCGGAAACTTTAATTGGGACATCAACTTCAACGGCTCTTTCAATAAAACCAAACTCCTTAGCCTTTTGACCGATACACCGGGCGAGCGAATTACAACAGGAACGCACGTTTTCAACGGCGAGTTGAGGCAGGTGGTGGGCCAAGAGTTGGCCCAACTTTATGGTTTCGGTTTCAAACGCGACGCCCAGGGACGCATGGTTTTCGGCAGCAACGGTATTCCATTGCGTACGGATGAGCAGGTTTCCTTTGGTTCGGCCTTGCCCAATTGGGTTGGCGGGATCACCAACAGTTTCAATTACAAAGGCATCAGTTTGTCGGCATTGGTTGATTTCAAGCTGGGCGGAAACATGATGTCGGGTACGAATTTCAATCTTGTACGCCACGGCCTTCACAAGATGACTTTGCCCGGAAGGGACACGGGCGTGATTGGCGAAGGCGTGAACGAGAACGGGGAGCCCAATACCGTGGCGGCCAATCCGCAATCGTATTGGGAGGTGATTCGCGGGCAGTCTTTGATAGAGCCGATTATTTACAATGCCGGTTTCTGGAAATTGCGTCAGATTACACTCGGCTATGATTTTTCAAAATTCCTTCCCGAAAAATCGCCTTTGAAATCGCTGAAGCTGAGTGCAGTGGCCAACAATGTGGCCATGTTGAAAAAGTGGGTGCCCAATATTGATCCCGACTCGTTTGGATACACTTCAGACAACATTGTGGGCTTGGAATCTACTGGCGTACCCACCACGAGAAGCATTGGTTTCAACCTTAACGTAAAATTCTAA
- a CDS encoding cysteine desulfurase family protein codes for MKGFENLPIYLDYAATSPLDSAVFEAMEPFLMRHFGNAASRFHAYGWLAEEAVDEAKATISKHSGFGTKEIVFTSGATESINLALLGFFENLDFKGRLITVETEHKATLDTAKYLQTKGLEVIFLAVDENGCLDLDEMESHFSGRSCLLSVMQVNNETGVVQPLEGILERARSKNVKVHVDATQAVGKLPLPCDADLLSFSGHKIYGPKGMGALLVKKEVALSPQIHGGAHQRNRRSGTLNVPGIVGLAKAFEMAERERENYVRHAESLSVQLEKGILENLDFVAQINGIGANRVAGITNILFNGMDGEEILFRMNKVAVSNGSACNSASTEPSYVLKAMGLSDAEAYSSVRFSLGKFTTEKDIAYTVEHVCETIKEIRNANF; via the coding sequence ATGAAGGGCTTTGAAAACTTACCGATTTATCTCGACTATGCCGCTACGAGTCCTTTAGACTCGGCGGTATTTGAGGCCATGGAGCCTTTCTTGATGCGGCATTTCGGTAATGCGGCAAGTCGTTTTCATGCTTACGGATGGCTTGCTGAGGAGGCTGTAGACGAAGCCAAGGCCACGATTTCAAAGCATTCGGGTTTTGGTACAAAAGAGATTGTGTTCACTTCGGGAGCTACCGAGTCTATCAATTTGGCCTTGCTGGGCTTTTTCGAAAATCTCGATTTCAAAGGGCGGTTGATAACCGTAGAAACGGAACACAAGGCCACACTCGATACGGCAAAGTATTTGCAAACAAAAGGGCTAGAGGTGATATTTTTAGCTGTCGACGAAAACGGATGCCTAGATTTGGATGAGATGGAAAGCCATTTTTCAGGTCGTTCCTGTTTATTGTCTGTGATGCAGGTTAACAATGAAACCGGAGTGGTTCAACCCTTGGAAGGAATATTGGAAAGGGCCCGAAGCAAAAATGTGAAGGTACATGTAGATGCCACGCAGGCAGTGGGCAAATTGCCTTTGCCATGCGACGCGGATTTGCTCAGTTTTTCTGGGCATAAAATCTATGGCCCGAAGGGCATGGGTGCATTGTTGGTGAAAAAGGAGGTGGCTTTGTCGCCCCAAATTCACGGCGGAGCTCACCAGAGAAACCGCAGGAGCGGGACATTGAATGTACCCGGAATCGTAGGTTTGGCCAAGGCTTTCGAAATGGCCGAAAGGGAGAGAGAAAATTATGTACGGCACGCCGAATCGTTGAGTGTGCAATTGGAGAAGGGCATTTTGGAAAATCTGGATTTTGTTGCCCAAATTAATGGAATAGGGGCTAATCGAGTGGCTGGAATCACAAATATACTCTTCAATGGAATGGACGGCGAAGAGATTTTGTTCAGAATGAACAAGGTGGCGGTATCCAATGGATCTGCCTGTAATTCAGCCAGTACCGAGCCTTCATATGTGTTGAAAGCTATGGGTTTGAGCGATGCGGAGGCTTACAGTTCCGTTCGTTTTTCTTTAGGGAAATTCACTACTGAAAAGGACATTGCATATACTGTTGAACACGTTTGTGAAACTATAAAAGAGATTAGAAATGCAAATTTTTGA
- the moaA gene encoding GTP 3',8-cyclase MoaA — protein MQIFDNHGRPISYLRLAVTDRCNLRCFYCMPEEGVQFLPKPHLLTFEEMLRMAGILAELGITKIRITGGEPFVRRDLMHFLGKLVDISGVQEVSITTNGVLTKPHLKELKELGIRKINLSLDTLDRERFHEMTRRDELPKVLDTFYALLENDFKLKVNAVVMAGKNDQDILPLAALSKENEVSVRFIEEMPFNGSGINKEAFMSHTRILNALRTEYPEIQKVQDELHSTSSNYRIPDFKGLVGVIAAFSRTFCGSCNRIRVTPMGLLKTCLYDDGVLNLRDLLRGEPDDERVKAELLEVFQKRPKDGFEAEKKRSSLVSESMTTIGG, from the coding sequence ATGCAAATTTTTGACAATCATGGCAGGCCCATTTCCTATTTGCGATTGGCTGTGACCGACCGTTGCAATTTGCGTTGCTTTTACTGTATGCCCGAAGAGGGTGTGCAGTTTTTACCAAAACCTCATCTGCTTACTTTTGAAGAGATGCTTCGTATGGCGGGTATTTTGGCCGAGCTCGGCATAACCAAAATACGCATCACTGGAGGAGAGCCGTTTGTACGTCGCGATTTGATGCATTTTCTTGGAAAGCTGGTCGATATTTCGGGTGTGCAAGAGGTGAGTATTACCACGAATGGAGTGCTTACAAAACCCCACTTGAAAGAACTGAAAGAGCTGGGGATTCGTAAGATCAACTTAAGCTTGGATACGCTCGATCGTGAACGTTTTCATGAAATGACGCGACGCGACGAATTGCCAAAAGTTTTGGATACCTTTTATGCTCTGCTCGAAAACGATTTCAAGCTAAAAGTAAATGCCGTTGTGATGGCCGGCAAAAACGATCAGGATATTTTACCTTTGGCCGCTCTCAGTAAAGAGAATGAAGTGTCTGTCCGTTTTATTGAAGAAATGCCCTTCAATGGAAGTGGAATAAACAAAGAGGCTTTTATGAGCCACACGCGTATTTTGAATGCTCTAAGAACGGAATATCCCGAGATACAGAAAGTACAAGATGAGCTGCATTCTACCTCTTCAAACTATCGGATACCGGACTTTAAAGGTTTGGTGGGCGTAATTGCGGCATTCAGCCGTACGTTTTGCGGAAGCTGCAACCGTATTCGCGTCACGCCAATGGGCTTGTTGAAAACCTGTTTGTACGATGACGGCGTGCTGAATCTTCGGGATTTGCTGCGTGGCGAACCGGATGACGAACGCGTGAAGGCTGAGCTGCTCGAGGTTTTTCAAAAAAGGCCAAAGGATGGTTTCGAAGCCGAAAAAAAACGAAGTTCTCTGGTCAGTGAAAGCATGACCACAATCGGGGGCTGA
- a CDS encoding 3-keto-disaccharide hydrolase, protein MQKLLLFLLLPFAALSQGKWINLLDNPETRFHIWKTSSFDKWTFEDGILSTSGGNADLVSNDEFGDFELEFKFKVAPKGNSGIVYKVLEDIDNKALTHTFSSGPEYQIIDDENYPEKLKDYQKSGANYALDAPLKNGLSKPAGEWNTGKIEVVGSHVKHWLNGKLVADYEYGTDEWKEKVAHTKFAKSPYADPHPTGHIALQDHGDAVYFKKLRIRKL, encoded by the coding sequence ATGCAAAAGTTACTCCTCTTTCTCCTCCTTCCTTTTGCCGCCCTATCGCAAGGAAAATGGATCAACCTACTCGACAACCCCGAAACCCGTTTTCACATCTGGAAGACCAGCTCTTTCGACAAGTGGACTTTCGAAGATGGCATTTTGTCGACCAGCGGAGGAAATGCCGACTTGGTAAGTAACGATGAATTTGGCGACTTCGAGCTCGAGTTCAAGTTTAAAGTAGCTCCAAAAGGCAACAGCGGAATCGTATACAAAGTACTCGAGGATATCGACAACAAAGCCTTGACGCATACTTTTTCTTCTGGCCCCGAATACCAGATCATAGACGACGAGAACTACCCTGAAAAACTTAAGGATTATCAAAAATCTGGAGCGAACTATGCTTTAGATGCTCCCCTGAAAAATGGCCTTTCTAAACCTGCGGGCGAATGGAATACAGGTAAAATCGAAGTAGTGGGTAGCCATGTAAAACATTGGCTCAATGGAAAGTTGGTAGCCGACTACGAATACGGCACCGACGAATGGAAGGAAAAGGTAGCCCATACCAAATTTGCCAAAAGTCCTTATGCCGATCCTCACCCCACAGGGCATATCGCTCTGCAAGATCATGGTGATGCGGTGTATTTCAAAAAACTTCGGATCAGAAAGCTCTAA
- a CDS encoding glucuronyl esterase domain-containing protein, with product MKSISLLIATCLLLAKTASSQPKANYDEEAILPYTLPPLLVNNSGRKVENIADWEHTRRKEIFALFEQEMFGKVPKTDALQRSVSILEESDSALHGKAIRKQFALTFAHGEKNIRIQVLLYLPKNVPSPPVFVSYNFYGNHTTVDDPAVMLTPSWIPNNKGFGITEHKATEASRGVRTSRWPMEKIVENGFGIATVYYGDVDPDRDDFTDGVHPLFYAANQTKPKPDEWGAIAAWAWGASRVLDYLKEAPYTNASKFIMFGHSRLGKASLWAGASDQRFDAVISNDSGCGGAALSRRKIGETVAIINSAFPHWFADNFNEYNGKEENLPYDQHMLIALMAPRPVYIASAAEDLWADPKGEFLSGHFASPAYALYKKTGLPSEQQPAISEPIHHSGIGYHIRPGKHDVKDYDWEQYMAFCRKNL from the coding sequence ATGAAATCAATATCTCTTTTAATCGCTACATGCCTGCTTTTGGCCAAAACCGCAAGCAGTCAGCCCAAAGCCAATTACGATGAAGAAGCCATTTTGCCCTACACTTTACCCCCGCTTCTTGTGAACAATAGCGGCCGAAAAGTGGAAAATATAGCCGATTGGGAGCACACACGTAGGAAAGAGATATTTGCACTATTCGAACAAGAGATGTTCGGTAAAGTACCGAAAACTGACGCCCTTCAACGCTCCGTAAGTATACTTGAAGAGAGCGATTCTGCCCTTCATGGAAAAGCCATCCGAAAACAATTTGCCCTTACTTTCGCTCATGGCGAAAAGAATATCCGCATTCAAGTTTTATTGTACCTCCCCAAAAACGTACCTTCTCCTCCCGTTTTTGTAAGCTATAATTTTTACGGAAACCATACCACGGTCGACGATCCCGCCGTAATGCTCACACCCTCTTGGATTCCGAACAACAAAGGATTCGGCATAACAGAGCACAAAGCCACAGAGGCTTCTCGCGGAGTAAGGACCAGCAGATGGCCGATGGAGAAAATTGTCGAAAATGGCTTTGGCATCGCCACGGTCTATTATGGCGACGTGGACCCCGATAGAGACGATTTTACCGACGGTGTGCATCCTCTTTTTTACGCGGCCAATCAAACAAAACCAAAGCCCGACGAATGGGGAGCAATCGCTGCTTGGGCTTGGGGAGCTTCTCGAGTTTTGGATTACCTGAAAGAAGCTCCATACACGAATGCTTCCAAGTTTATCATGTTTGGCCATTCGCGTTTGGGGAAAGCCTCCTTGTGGGCCGGTGCGAGCGACCAACGCTTTGACGCCGTCATTTCCAACGATTCGGGTTGCGGCGGAGCTGCCCTATCTAGAAGAAAAATTGGAGAAACCGTGGCGATTATCAATTCGGCCTTTCCACATTGGTTTGCCGATAATTTTAACGAATACAACGGAAAAGAAGAAAATCTACCCTACGACCAGCACATGCTCATTGCCTTAATGGCCCCGCGACCGGTGTATATTGCGAGTGCCGCAGAAGACTTGTGGGCCGACCCCAAAGGCGAATTTCTTTCGGGGCATTTCGCCTCTCCGGCATACGCTTTGTATAAAAAAACGGGACTTCCGAGTGAGCAACAACCTGCAATCAGCGAGCCGATACACCACTCGGGCATTGGCTACCATATTCGTCCAGGGAAACACGATGTAAAAGATTACGATTGGGAACAGTACATGGCATTTTGCAGAAAAAACCTGTAG
- a CDS encoding helix-turn-helix domain-containing protein: MPIKPIYRVESEVLRYFPQIKDFTLVRYSGEAQKCDTLKIDSLTLLYIRDGRFEWNVSGISMVLLPRDLLMLNSGDWIEQNQGQFESGHYYTINLKAKNLGEQLKRFSGLLPPDQKLVEQLFGHTTPLTIQNFQEGEDKLGRMASELDNRPVGFKSKINLLIDDFFILAAREINRSEINPHDFPKSFEKLDKLLRENLAYSWSVHEMAGVVGLKVTAFTEKIKFYTGFAPIQYLINLRIAEAVRLIKTSDLSMTKIALETGFYSSQHFSTTFKKVTGFSPQNFRKNG; the protein is encoded by the coding sequence ATGCCAATAAAACCCATATACAGGGTAGAATCTGAAGTTTTACGCTATTTCCCACAAATCAAGGATTTTACTCTTGTGCGTTACAGTGGCGAGGCCCAAAAGTGCGACACACTGAAAATAGACTCGCTTACGTTGCTCTACATCCGCGACGGACGGTTTGAGTGGAACGTGAGTGGCATTTCTATGGTGCTGCTTCCCCGCGACCTCTTGATGCTCAACTCGGGCGACTGGATCGAACAGAACCAAGGTCAATTCGAATCGGGCCATTATTATACAATCAATTTGAAAGCCAAAAACCTTGGCGAACAGCTTAAACGTTTTAGCGGCCTATTGCCACCTGACCAAAAACTTGTTGAGCAGCTTTTTGGCCACACCACACCTCTAACAATCCAAAATTTCCAGGAAGGCGAAGATAAATTGGGGCGAATGGCTTCTGAATTGGACAACCGCCCTGTAGGTTTTAAAAGCAAGATCAATTTATTGATCGACGACTTTTTCATATTGGCTGCTCGCGAGATCAACAGAAGCGAAATCAACCCGCACGATTTTCCAAAATCATTTGAAAAACTGGACAAACTATTGCGAGAAAACTTGGCCTATTCGTGGTCTGTACACGAGATGGCCGGAGTTGTGGGCCTGAAAGTCACCGCCTTCACAGAAAAGATAAAATTCTATACAGGTTTTGCACCCATACAATATTTAATCAACTTGCGTATTGCAGAAGCCGTGCGATTGATCAAGACCAGCGACTTGTCGATGACAAAAATTGCCTTGGAAACGGGCTTCTACAGCTCCCAACACTTTTCCACTACTTTTAAGAAAGTCACGGGTTTTTCGCCCCAAAACTTTAGAAAAAATGGATAA